The DNA sequence GAGTAATACATATACCAAGGATACGATATATAGATCGGTAGCCAGAATAGATGGAAAGAAAATTTGCAATACACTTCGTGAATACAGATTTAAACTGGCACAGATGAACAGTATAGAATTTAATTCTGAGGAGTGCAGCTATGTGGGTGCCTGTGCCGGAACCTGTGAAAAATGTGATGAAGAAGCAAGGTATTTAAGTATGAAGTTATCAGAGATTCCAAAAGAAAAGCAAAGGATTCCAAGGCTTGGTCTTGAGGAGGTAGAGTAATGTTTGGAGATATTTTATCTATTTCAAGACTTAGGATGGGAACAGACGGAAACGGAATAGCTACTTTGGTAGTATTTTTTGATTGCCCTCTTTACTGTGAATATTGCATAAATGATTTCTGCCATAAGTCCCAAAAACCTTTTGTTGGAGTTCAAAATGCAGTATTTACCCCTCAGGAGCTGATAGAGATTTTAAGGAAGGATGATATTTATTATTTGATGAGTGGAGGAGGTGTTGTCTTTGGCGGTGGAGAGCCTCTACTACAATCAAAATATATTCATAAGGTATGCACTATGGTAGACCAAAGATGGGCAAAAAGAATAGAAACTTCACTTAATGTTCCCTGGGATAATATAAAACCGGTATTGTATGATATGGATGAATGGATTATTGATATAAAGGATATAAATAATGATATTTATAAGAGTTATACAAAAACAGACAATAAAAATATGATTGAAAATTTGTTGAAGCTTAGAAACAAAGTGTCAAAGGATAAGATTCATATAAGGATTCCCAAGATACCCGGATATAATACCTCATATGATATTGAATATTCCGTACAGTGGATTAGAGATAATATCGGAGTAGAGCCTGAAGTGTTTTCATACATAAAGACTATAAATCGGTAATTAAATTGTAAGATTTAGAGCGCTTTTTATACCGCCGGTATAATGACAAAAGCACTTTACTATGTTATTCTATCGATAAAGAAATATGGGCAGATTGTGCCCGGAAAGGAAAAGACATGAGAACAATGAATCGTTTTGACTATTTTAATATTGAACGCTGTGATTACGCACTCCTTAGTATGCCGTCTAGGAAGGGCTTTGTTTTGGTGAACTCATTAGAGATAGGTCAAGTACGAGAGAATTGTTTGTATAATTATAGGCATAGGTGATACTATGCTAATATTAGATAAATGTTTTTGAGGCCGCTTACTCTAAATGGGTAGGCGTTTTTTTTGATGTAAAGGAGAAGATATGGATAGAATTGAAATAAAAGGTAGAGTAAATACAGCCATATGCTATGCAAAGGTTGTAGAGGTTGAGGCAATAGAGCAGATAAGAAGAATGTGCGATTATGTAATAACAGAAGGATCAAAAATACGTATAATGCCTGATGTTCATGCCGGAAAGGGATGTACTATAGGTACTACAATGACTATACAGGAAAAGGCGGTTCCAAATATAGTCGGAGTGGATATCGGATGCGGAATGTACACGGTAAAACTTGGAAAAGTGGAAATAGATTTTGAAAAAGTAGATGAGGCTGCTCATTATATTCCATCAGGAATGAATGTATGGGAGGGAAGACAGGAGCACTTTGATTTAACAAAGTTAAACTGCTTCAGATATTTGAGAGATTCAAGAAGACTTGAGCGTTCACTTGGTACATTGGGAGGTGGAAATCACTTTATAGAGATTGATGAGGCAAGTGACGGATGCAAATACTTGATAGTACATTCAGGATCAAGAAATCTTGGAAAACAAGTTGCACAGTATTATCAGAGATTGGCGGCAAACTTAGATAGAGGGTATGATGCTTATTTTGAAAAAAGAGATGAGATAATAAGAACTTATAAGGAGCAGGGTAGAAAAAATGAGATTCAGACTGCACTAAAAGCACTTCATTGGCATGTGTATGAGTCGGAAACAAGCATGCCTGATGATTTATGCTATGTTTCGGGAAAATATTTGGAGGAGTATTTACATGATGTTGAGATTTGTCAAAACTTTGCGAAAAGAAATCGTGAATTGATGGCAGAAATTATACTTGAGAGAACAGGAATGAAGAATCTTGAGTCATTCCATACTATACACAACTATATTGA is a window from the Lachnoanaerobaculum umeaense genome containing:
- a CDS encoding radical SAM protein — encoded protein: MFGDILSISRLRMGTDGNGIATLVVFFDCPLYCEYCINDFCHKSQKPFVGVQNAVFTPQELIEILRKDDIYYLMSGGGVVFGGGEPLLQSKYIHKVCTMVDQRWAKRIETSLNVPWDNIKPVLYDMDEWIIDIKDINNDIYKSYTKTDNKNMIENLLKLRNKVSKDKIHIRIPKIPGYNTSYDIEYSVQWIRDNIGVEPEVFSYIKTINR
- a CDS encoding RtcB family protein; this translates as MDRIEIKGRVNTAICYAKVVEVEAIEQIRRMCDYVITEGSKIRIMPDVHAGKGCTIGTTMTIQEKAVPNIVGVDIGCGMYTVKLGKVEIDFEKVDEAAHYIPSGMNVWEGRQEHFDLTKLNCFRYLRDSRRLERSLGTLGGGNHFIEIDEASDGCKYLIVHSGSRNLGKQVAQYYQRLAANLDRGYDAYFEKRDEIIRTYKEQGRKNEIQTALKALHWHVYESETSMPDDLCYVSGKYLEEYLHDVEICQNFAKRNRELMAEIILERTGMKNLESFHTIHNYIDVSEMILRKGAIAAHSGEKVLIPINMRDGSVLAIGKGNPDWNYSAPHGAGRLMSRTAAKNNLSLDEYRETMKGIYSTSINENTLDEAPMAYKRLEDIIDVIKDSVDIIEVMKPIYNFKASE